ATCCCATACTCGCAGCAGTTAACATATTCATTCTAGCTTCAATATTTGACCCATCTTCAACTGCAACTAAGAGCCAGTTATTAATTATTCTTATGCCCTCTAATGCAATTCCATCTGCCATCGGATGATAACCTGGGGCACAATAAGCTTCTAAGTTATGAGCTAAAGCATCCATTCCAGTTGCAGCAGTTATATCTGGAGGTAAACTTTTAGTTAACAATGGATCTAAAATTACAATCGAAGGTAAAAACTTTGGATGAAAAATTATTTTTTTAATTCCAGAATCTTCATTTAAAATAACTGATGCTCGTCCTGTCTCTGATCCAGTGCCTGCTGTGGTTGGAACTGCAATAATTGGTGCAATGCTATTTGAATTTGCTTTTTTCCAATTATCCCCCACATCTTCAAAATCCCAAATTGGTAAATGTTGACCTGACATAAAAGCAATGGCTTTACCTACATCAAGTCCACTTCCTCCACCAAAGGCAATGACACCATCGCAGTTATTTTTTCTGTAAATTCCAACACCTTCATTTACATTTGTTCCCGTTGGGTTTCCTATAACATTTGAATATAATATAACCTCAAAACTATTTTGTTTTAAGTTAGATAAACTATTTTGAATAATATCTGAGTTTGCAAGACCTTTATCTGTAACTAATAAGGGCTTATTTATATTTAAATTTCTACAAGCAATATTAAGATCTTTAATTCTATCTTGGCCTACCCACATAGTTGTCGGATAATTCCAATTAGTTTTTTGCATTTTTAAATTGATTATTTAAATAATTGTAAGAATATATGATCATGGAAACTTGGCAAATTATTTTAGCTATATTTATAGTCATATTATCAATTGTTTTACCAATTTATTATTCTAGAAAAAAGAAAACTGAAGATAAAACAAAAGAGTCTGAAGCTTTAGAAAGAATGCAAATTAGAGAATATGGAAGACAAATAAACGAAGAAACCAGAGCTAAAAGAAAGTAAAATTCAAAAAATAAAATATGCCCTCTTTTGATGTGATAAGTAAAATAAACTACCAAGAGTTTGACAACGCTCTTGCTAACTGTTTAAGAGAAATTGGAAATCGCTATGACTTTAAAGGGCTTCATATAACAATAGAGAGAAAGGAAAAAAATGTGACCACTCTTGCGCCTGATGAGCTCAAATTAAAGCAAGTAAATGAATTATTACAAACTCATCTTATAAGGCGAAAAGTAGATCCAAGAGTATTTGATATTAAAAGTTCTGAAGGCGCATCTGGAGGAGCAATAAGACAAACAAGTGAGTTAAAAGAAGGAATTAGTCAAGAAAATGCAAAAAAAATTATTGCCGATATAAAAAAAAAGAAACTTAAAATCCAAATAAAAATACAAGGAGAAGAATTAAGAGTAGATGGCAAAAAAAAAGATGAGCTTCAAGAAGCAATTACTGCAATAAAAGCAATAGATATTGGCCTTCCTATAGATTTTGTTAATTTTAGAGAATAACAATTATATTTTGCACAAAAATGAACAAGTATTTATACAATCTTAAAGAAAGTAGAATTTTTCAATTTGTTGTAATTTCAATTATCATTCTAAATGCAATAACAATTGGAGTTAATACTTACGATTTAAACGAGTTAACTAAACAAGCAATAAATTATTTAGATTATTCAATTACAATATTTTTTGTTATTGAAATTTCAATTCGTTTTATCGGAGAGCCAAAAAAATTAGATTTTTTTAAAAGTGGATGGAATGTATTTGATACTTTAATTGTATTTATTTCATTAATTCCTATACCTAATAATTCTAGCTTTTTACTATTGAGATTATTAAGGGTATTTAGAGTTCTTAGAATTATTTCTGTTGTCCCTGAACTTAAGAAAATAATAGAAGCTTTATTATCCTCAGTTAAGAGAGTTTTTTATGTGGGATTATTATTGTTTATTATTCTTTATATTTACGCAACATTAGGATCAATTTTATTTAATACAGATATACCTGAGAGATGGGGTGATGTTGGGGTTGCAATGATTACATTATTTCAAGTTTTAACTCTTTCTAGTTGGGAACAGGTGATGCTTCCATTGCAAGATATTTATTGGTGGGCATGGATTTACTTCTTTAGCTTCATCATAATTTGTGGAATTACTATGCTTAATTTATTAATTGCGATATTAGTAGACGTAGTCATTAACCAAAAAAAGCTCTAAAAAGAAATAATGATTACAGTATTAGTTAAATTTAAAATATCTAATGAACTTAATTTAAAAACTCTAAAAGAAAAGTTTATCGAAACTTCTACATTATATGTAGACGTCGAAGGATTATTGAGAAAAAATTACATAGCAGATATTGAAAAAGGTTATGCTGGTGGTGTTTATACTTTTACAAAAATAGAGTTTGCCAAAAAATGGTTTGATGAAGAAAGAATTAAGTGGATTACTGAAAGATACTCTAAGCCAGAAATTACATATTTTGAAAGTCCAGTTATTGTGGATAATGAAAAAAATAAAATAATATCCTAAAATAATCGAAGTATTAGTATCCTAGATCAGGATCTACTTGATTAATTAAATCTTTTTTATCAATAAATAATTTTAAGTTAGTTAAAAACTTTTCTAAAACCATTTCAATGTACTTTCCTTTGCTATCTGAAGATATATGAGGTGTTATTACTAAATTAGGAGTATTCCAAAATTTGGAATTTCTTTTTATAGGTTCCTCTGAAAAAACATCTAAAATAGCTCCAGAAATTTCATTTTTTGTTAATTTTTTTCTTAAATGCTCATAATCCATTACAGATTGACGTCCAATGTTAACAATTCCACAAGTGTGTTTTAAAGCATCTAACCTTTTTTTGTTTATCATTCCTTTTGTTTCATTAGTTTCGGGAACTGCTAAATAAAGAAAATCAGCATCAGGCAAAACTTTATCAATTTTATCAAATTTAATAACTTTTGAACATCCATCAACATTTCTACCTCGTCTATTAACACCGGTTACATTTGCTCCAAGTGAACTGATATGTTTAATCATTGAGCCTCCTAATGAACCAGTTCCAACTACTACAACATGTTTATTTTCAATTGGGTTACTTAATAAAGTGACATAGTCTTTTTGTTTTTGATTAGTAATTATTCTTGTCATTTGGTTTTGAAGCATCAAAATACTCATTAATCCAAATTCACCAGCTTTTTTTGCTTGTATTCCTCTACTATTAGTTAAAACTAAATCTTTTTTAACCCAATTAAATGGAGAGAGATGATTAACTCCAGCTGATACAATGTGAATCCATTTTAATTTAGGTGCAATTTTACTTAAACCTTTTGTTGGAAAATTCCATGCAAGTAGGATATCGGCATCTTTCATTGAGGATTTCCAATTATCATCATCCCAGTCAATTAAATATGAAATTTTATCTTTTATTCCAGGATACTTGCTTAATTTACTTTCAAACAAATCTTTTGTGACACTGCTATTTTTTTCACCTTCTAAGTCACAAGGCAAAGATCCTTTTTTCCAATGATTATTTCTTATATGAATTTTAATTTTATCTTTAGTCATTTATAATTAAAGTATACTAAGTTGAGATAAATCAACTTAATATAATATCTTTATTCTACTCGTGAGTATTCTGATTTAACTCTACGTAAAGGTATGGAGGTTTCAACTGAAGAAACACCATCTATTACAGTAAGTTTTTTTGTTAAAAATTCCTCAAATTCCTCAACGTCTTTAACCGCAATTCTAATTAAGTAATCCTTAGCACCTGTCATTAACCAACATTCAACAACTTCAGGAAAATTTAAAATTTTTTTCTCAAATTTATCAAAATTTTTTGATTGTTGTTTTTCTAAGCTTATAAATATAAATGCAGGAAATTTGTAACCAAGTGAAGTTTCATCAATATTTATTGAATAATTTTTAATTATATTATTTTCTTCTAATTGGTTTATTCTTCTTGCGGTAGGAGCAATACTTAAATTTATTTTCTCACTAATATTTTGAAGTGTAGTTTTGCTGTTATTTTTAAGTATTTTTACAATCTTTTTATCAACTTCATCCATATTTTTAATAAATTTTATTAATATTTATAAAATATCTTATAAAATTTACTAATATTCAACTATAAATTAGTAATAATAGAGAAAATTTATTTTTAATTTCATGTAATTAATAATTATATGAATAAATCTAAATCATTTGATCCAATCTGGGTTCCAATTATTTCTCAATATCAAAACACAAAAGAATTAGAACTAGATGAAAAGCTTATTCAAAAACATATCAATTGGTTAGACCCACATGTAAAACAATTCTTGGTATGCGGTACTACAGGAGATGGATGGAATTTAACTGATAAATTAATTTTAAATTGGTTAGATATATTAAATGATAACTCTTTAATCAAAAAAGATAACAAAATATTATTTGGAGCATTTGGAAAAACAACAGAAGATGTTCTAAGACGTGCAGATATCATAGAAAGATATCTAGTTAAAAATGGATCATCTGCAGGTTTTTTTGGATTAACTTTATGTGCTCCCGTTAACGAAAACATCAAACAAAAAGAAATTATTTCACATTTTAAGCGTATCATTGAAAATACACATTTACCAATTTCTATCTATCAATTACCTCAAGTAGTAAAATGTAAAATTGAACCTGAAACTTTAAAAATATTAAAAGATAATTTTCAAGATAGAATTCAATTATTTAAGGATACTAGTGGTGAAGATGATGTTGTGAATTCTGGAATTAATTTTAATGATTTAATATTTTTAAGAGGAGCAGAAGAAAATTATTTTGATCATTTAAAACCTAATGGGAAATATGATGGATTTTTATTAAGCTCAGCAAATTGTTTTGGTAAAATTTTAAGAGAAATTTATAATAATGTTGCAAAGGGTAATTTTAAAGATGCAGAAAAAATGTCTGAAGAACTAAGCGATATAATTAGAATTTCATTCTCAGAAGGTCAAAAACTAGATTTTGGAAACCCTTTTTCTAATGTAAATAAAGCATTTGCTCATGTCTTAATTAATAAAGATAATCTTAGTTGCAAAACATGTTTTGACAGAAATATACCTAATGAATTTTTAAATGATATATTTCTATTGCTATCTAAATATAACTTAAGAAAATCCTTATAGGAATTTGTAAAATTTTGTGGGATAACTATACCCAGGACTATACCAGATTGAGATAAATCAAGGTTTGAAGTAGTATGAACAAAGAAAACGCAAGTAAACTCTGGAAAATTATTCAGGATGCTGGCGATTATTTGGTAGGACAATTACCTGATCACCCCAACCATCCTAAAGGAAGAAACCCCTACGCTCATGTTGCAATTTGTGTGAAAAGTAAATTTAATGCCAGTTACAAAGATATACCTGATGATCAATTAGATGATGTAATTAAGTATATTGAATTTTTAAAGGAAAATCCAAGCTAACTAAGATTTAATATAGTTTAAAAAAGTATCAACTTCAGTTGGATCTGTGTTCCATGCTGTTACTAATCTAACCGCATTACCATCCCACTCATCGTCGTTTATTGTGTAGCCTTCTGAATTAAGTTGATCAATTATATCTTTAGGCATTTTTACAAATACCTCATTAGCATCTGTTGGATATGCAATTTTTATATTTTTATGCTGTTCTAAACCTTGGCTTAGTTTTTTTCCCATTGCATTCGCGTGTTTGGCGTTTTTTATCCAAACATCATTTGAAATATATGCATCTAATTGTGCTGAAACAAAACTCATTTTCGATAGTAAATGCCCCGCTCTTTTCATTAAAAATGGTAAGTTACCAACTAATTCTGGTTTAAAAAAAATTATTGCCTCTGCTGCTAAACATCCATTTTTTGTTGCTCCAAATGAAAGTACATCAATACCTGATTTCCATGTCATTTCTGCTGGACTGCAATTTAATGAGACTAAAGCATTAGCAAATCTAGCTCCATCCATGTGTATATTAAGTTTATGTTTATGAGTTACTTCAGAAATATTTTTAATTTCATCTAAATTATAAGCTTCTCCTGTTTCACATAGTTGTGTAATACTTACAGATGAGGGTTGTGTATGATGGACAATTCCTTTTCCACTTATTGAATTGTTAAGTTCTTCAGCTGTAATTTTTCCATCTATTCCATTAAGATTTACTAACTTTGCTCCACCTGTATAAAACTCTGGAGCCCCACACTCATCAACATTGATATGTGAAAGTCTATGACAATAAATATTTCCAAATGAAGGTGTCATTGTAGATAACGCAAGTGCATTGGCTGCCGTCCCTGAGGATGTTGGAAAAACAATTACTTCTTTTTCAAATATTTCTGAAAATTTATCTTGTAAACTCTTTGAGAGATCATCATTGCCATAAGGCGTTCTATCTCCATCATTAGCTTTTAAAATAGCATCTAATACTTCTGGACATGCTCCCGTAACATTATCGGATGCAAACTTTACTCTATCTCTTTTTGTTTTAATTGTTGCCATTATTGTTTAGGAAAATAATCTTTTAATGTTCCCTCTCTGTATACATCTGCAGTACAACAATGAATACCTCCTCCGAACGCATAGGCATCTCTAAGCTCGACAGGTACAACTTCCATACCTAATTTATCTAATTGTTCAGCTTGATAAACTTCACTTTTCTCTACACAAACAGTTTTTGGATCAAGGACAAGTACATTCATGGATAGCCAAGTTGAAGAATAACACAGTGGAGGTGGTTCATTATGAGCTGGTTGTGCGCTATCTACGATTTCCCATCCATTATCCTCAAATAATTTTCTTTGATCTTTAGGCAATCTTCTTTGAGGGTTATTTATAATTAATCCTTCTTTAATTGGTGTGAAAGTTGCATCAATATGGATTGGATAAGGATCGCCTGGAAAATTTACTGCATGAACTCTATGATCTTTATAATGTCTTTTAATCCAATCAATTCCTTTTAGATTTGTTGTAAAACCATGTTGAACGACTAAGTCTTTTCCAAATCTTAAAATATCAGCTGCATCAAACAATGGTTCTTCTTCTGTTGTTACAAAATACTTTTGCTCAGTCCACTCAAGTCTTTTTTGTACTCCGATTTTATCTGATAAATAATCTTTTCTATAGTCTTCATCTGTTAATCTTGGTTTTGGAGCTGACTCATGTCTCATGTTTGGATCTTCATTATAATACTGTTTTAATAAAGGTCTGTAGCAAAGGTATTCAAACCATCTACATCTATAACTCATTGTAGCTTCTAAAATTTCATTCCCAACTGTAAGCAAAACATCTCTTGGCGGCATACATCCAAACATTGTTTCAGCCTTCCAATCTGGTGTTGAAGTAGGTTGATTAAAGTCCAAAGGCGTTGGTCTATCAACTTTAATTCCTCGCTTTTCTAGCATGGATGAAAAATTATCCAAAAGTTCATTTGCTTTATCAACCGTATCTTTTGTTCTTGGGCCAAACTGACCTCTCATATCGCTATCTTCAGGTACTTTTGCATCTAAAGCTGGTTCGGGAGCAGGAATACAAGTCCCATCAGCACGTCCAACTATTACATGTTTTAATGGATCCCATTCATTCCAACTATTTACAATTACTTTATCTGACATTTAATTTTTTATAATATTATGATCAGGTCCAAACGGAAATTTAGTGATATTTTCAGCTCCATCCTCTTTGATCACTAAAATGTCGTGCTCTCTATAGCCACCTGCACCAGGCTTTCCCTCTGGGATCATAATCATAGGTTCCATTGATATCACCATGTTTTTTTCAAGAATAGTATCAATATCTTCTCTAAGTTCCACCCCCGCCTCTCTTCCATAAAAATGTGAGAGCATTCCAAATGAATGACCATAGCCAAACGTTCGATATTGAAGATAACCTAATTCAGCAAATAAATTATTTAACTCCTCACAAATTTCAGAACACTTTACCCCTGGTTTGATTAATTCTAATCCACGTTTATGAACTTTTACATTTGCTTCCCAAGCTTTTAAAGATGCATCATCAATTTCATTGACAAACAATGTTCGCTCTAAAGCAGTATAGTAACCTGAGATCATTGGAAAAGTATTTAAAGATAATATATCTCCATTTTTTAATGCTCTATTTGTTTTTGGATTATGCGCTCCATCTGTATTAATGCCTGACTGAAACCAAACCCAAGTATCCATATATTCTGCATCAGGATAAGACTTTGCTATTTCTCTCTCCATTTTATCTCTCCCTGCTATTGCAATCTCTAATTCTGATTGACCAGGTTTTATGTGTTTTACAATTTCCTCAGCACCTAAATCAGCAATACGGGCACCATTTTTAATTATTGAAATCTCTTCATCTGATTTAATCATTCTTTGTTTCATTAAATGCTTTGAAATATCTTTAAAAATAGCAATGCTAAAGATCGAGTTTAATTTTTCTTTTATATCTAAAGTTACATGATCATTTTCAATTCCAATTGTTTTTGGAGGATCATCTCTTCCAATTATAGATACAATAGCTCTTAAAAAATTATCTCTTTTCCAATCAGTATAGATTACGTTATTACAATGTGATCTTCTCCAAGGTTGACTTGCATCAATATTTGCAGAAATTGTTACTATTTTATCTTTTGTTACTACACATCCATATGGTCTTCCAAATGAACAATAAATAAACCCTGTATAATATGCAATGTTATGCATCGAGGTTAGAATTACCATATCCATGTTATTATTTGACATAACATCTCTAAGTTTTGATACTCTATTTTTGTACTCTTTATCTGAAAAGGGAAGTTTTACTTTTTCACCATTATTCAATTCAAAAAAATCTGGTCTTTCCATAAAAAACTAATTTAAACCAATAAATCTTCTATTGGATTGCATGATCATGCTGTAATAGAAAATTGCAATAAATATAAAAAAGCCACCAATAATTGTGTTTGTTGCTGGAACTTCATTGATGCCTAACCATGGTAACCAAACCCAAAATATTCCTCCAATTACCTCTGTTAAAGATAACAAAGTTAAATCTGCAGCAGGAATATTTTTTGAACCAATTGAATATAATATTAAACCTGCACAAACTAAAGTTCCATGAGTTGCAAACAAAGCTTCATTTTTACTAGAAGATAAAAATTGACTGTCATTTAAAATCAACATTACCGATGAAAATAAAAAACAAAATAAACCTGCAATTGCTACTGTTGTAAATTTAGGTGTTTGTTTTCTCCAACGCAAAGTTACAGAAAAAACAGAAAATCCAAGAGCAGATGCTAAACCAAAGACAAGACCAGGAAGAGAATTTGTTCCACCTGTTCCAAACGCCATTACAACAATTCCAAATGTTGCAACTAAAATTGCCACCCAAACTGTAAGTGAAATTTTTTCTCTTAAAAATAAAAACCCTAACAACGCTGTTATGAATGGCATTGCAGCTAAGCATAAAAGAGTTACTGCAGCACTAGTATTTGTGATTGACCATATAAAAGTCATCATAGCCGTGCCTAATCCAATGCCACCTAAAACACCAGAAATACCAACTTTAAAATAGTTTTTATAAAAATCTAATCCTTCTTCAAAATATAGATAAAGATTTAAT
The Candidatus Pelagibacter sp. RS40 DNA segment above includes these coding regions:
- a CDS encoding Lrp/AsnC family transcriptional regulator yields the protein MDEVDKKIVKILKNNSKTTLQNISEKINLSIAPTARRINQLEENNIIKNYSINIDETSLGYKFPAFIFISLEKQQSKNFDKFEKKILNFPEVVECWLMTGAKDYLIRIAVKDVEEFEEFLTKKLTVIDGVSSVETSIPLRRVKSEYSRVE
- a CDS encoding iron-containing alcohol dehydrogenase, with product MQKTNWNYPTTMWVGQDRIKDLNIACRNLNINKPLLVTDKGLANSDIIQNSLSNLKQNSFEVILYSNVIGNPTGTNVNEGVGIYRKNNCDGVIAFGGGSGLDVGKAIAFMSGQHLPIWDFEDVGDNWKKANSNSIAPIIAVPTTAGTGSETGRASVILNEDSGIKKIIFHPKFLPSIVILDPLLTKSLPPDITAATGMDALAHNLEAYCAPGYHPMADGIALEGIRIINNWLLVAVEDGSNIEARMNMLTAASMGSTAFQKGLGAIHSLSHPVNALNNIHHGLSNAIFMPYVLTFNKNAIEKKIVKICEYLEFQNKTFDEFLNWTLNLRKKLKIPHKLADVIEPDKIDIDRLSKMALDDPSTSGNPKKLSLEDMKIMYQHSITGELFK
- a CDS encoding serine/threonine protein kinase, translating into MSDKVIVNSWNEWDPLKHVIVGRADGTCIPAPEPALDAKVPEDSDMRGQFGPRTKDTVDKANELLDNFSSMLEKRGIKVDRPTPLDFNQPTSTPDWKAETMFGCMPPRDVLLTVGNEILEATMSYRCRWFEYLCYRPLLKQYYNEDPNMRHESAPKPRLTDEDYRKDYLSDKIGVQKRLEWTEQKYFVTTEEEPLFDAADILRFGKDLVVQHGFTTNLKGIDWIKRHYKDHRVHAVNFPGDPYPIHIDATFTPIKEGLIINNPQRRLPKDQRKLFEDNGWEIVDSAQPAHNEPPPLCYSSTWLSMNVLVLDPKTVCVEKSEVYQAEQLDKLGMEVVPVELRDAYAFGGGIHCCTADVYREGTLKDYFPKQ
- a CDS encoding threonine aldolase family protein gives rise to the protein MATIKTKRDRVKFASDNVTGACPEVLDAILKANDGDRTPYGNDDLSKSLQDKFSEIFEKEVIVFPTSSGTAANALALSTMTPSFGNIYCHRLSHINVDECGAPEFYTGGAKLVNLNGIDGKITAEELNNSISGKGIVHHTQPSSVSITQLCETGEAYNLDEIKNISEVTHKHKLNIHMDGARFANALVSLNCSPAEMTWKSGIDVLSFGATKNGCLAAEAIIFFKPELVGNLPFLMKRAGHLLSKMSFVSAQLDAYISNDVWIKNAKHANAMGKKLSQGLEQHKNIKIAYPTDANEVFVKMPKDIIDQLNSEGYTINDDEWDGNAVRLVTAWNTDPTEVDTFLNYIKS
- a CDS encoding ion transporter, with amino-acid sequence MNKYLYNLKESRIFQFVVISIIILNAITIGVNTYDLNELTKQAINYLDYSITIFFVIEISIRFIGEPKKLDFFKSGWNVFDTLIVFISLIPIPNNSSFLLLRLLRVFRVLRIISVVPELKKIIEALLSSVKRVFYVGLLLFIILYIYATLGSILFNTDIPERWGDVGVAMITLFQVLTLSSWEQVMLPLQDIYWWAWIYFFSFIIICGITMLNLLIAILVDVVINQKKL
- a CDS encoding YajQ family cyclic di-GMP-binding protein, translated to MPSFDVISKINYQEFDNALANCLREIGNRYDFKGLHITIERKEKNVTTLAPDELKLKQVNELLQTHLIRRKVDPRVFDIKSSEGASGGAIRQTSELKEGISQENAKKIIADIKKKKLKIQIKIQGEELRVDGKKKDELQEAITAIKAIDIGLPIDFVNFRE
- a CDS encoding aminopeptidase P family protein, producing the protein MERPDFFELNNGEKVKLPFSDKEYKNRVSKLRDVMSNNNMDMVILTSMHNIAYYTGFIYCSFGRPYGCVVTKDKIVTISANIDASQPWRRSHCNNVIYTDWKRDNFLRAIVSIIGRDDPPKTIGIENDHVTLDIKEKLNSIFSIAIFKDISKHLMKQRMIKSDEEISIIKNGARIADLGAEEIVKHIKPGQSELEIAIAGRDKMEREIAKSYPDAEYMDTWVWFQSGINTDGAHNPKTNRALKNGDILSLNTFPMISGYYTALERTLFVNEIDDASLKAWEANVKVHKRGLELIKPGVKCSEICEELNNLFAELGYLQYRTFGYGHSFGMLSHFYGREAGVELREDIDTILEKNMVISMEPMIMIPEGKPGAGGYREHDILVIKEDGAENITKFPFGPDHNIIKN
- a CDS encoding DMT family transporter, which translates into the protein MLDLKNPKVAIPIVLFAGLLWSFGPYVVRHIDQPQLVPWQYLFTRGLVIFILLNLYLYFEEGLDFYKNYFKVGISGVLGGIGLGTAMMTFIWSITNTSAAVTLLCLAAMPFITALLGFLFLREKISLTVWVAILVATFGIVVMAFGTGGTNSLPGLVFGLASALGFSVFSVTLRWRKQTPKFTTVAIAGLFCFLFSSVMLILNDSQFLSSSKNEALFATHGTLVCAGLILYSIGSKNIPAADLTLLSLTEVIGGIFWVWLPWLGINEVPATNTIIGGFFIFIAIFYYSMIMQSNRRFIGLN
- a CDS encoding dihydrodipicolinate synthase family protein; translated protein: MNKSKSFDPIWVPIISQYQNTKELELDEKLIQKHINWLDPHVKQFLVCGTTGDGWNLTDKLILNWLDILNDNSLIKKDNKILFGAFGKTTEDVLRRADIIERYLVKNGSSAGFFGLTLCAPVNENIKQKEIISHFKRIIENTHLPISIYQLPQVVKCKIEPETLKILKDNFQDRIQLFKDTSGEDDVVNSGINFNDLIFLRGAEENYFDHLKPNGKYDGFLLSSANCFGKILREIYNNVAKGNFKDAEKMSEELSDIIRISFSEGQKLDFGNPFSNVNKAFAHVLINKDNLSCKTCFDRNIPNEFLNDIFLLLSKYNLRKSL
- a CDS encoding D-2-hydroxyacid dehydrogenase, with the translated sequence MTKDKIKIHIRNNHWKKGSLPCDLEGEKNSSVTKDLFESKLSKYPGIKDKISYLIDWDDDNWKSSMKDADILLAWNFPTKGLSKIAPKLKWIHIVSAGVNHLSPFNWVKKDLVLTNSRGIQAKKAGEFGLMSILMLQNQMTRIITNQKQKDYVTLLSNPIENKHVVVVGTGSLGGSMIKHISSLGANVTGVNRRGRNVDGCSKVIKFDKIDKVLPDADFLYLAVPETNETKGMINKKRLDALKHTCGIVNIGRQSVMDYEHLRKKLTKNEISGAILDVFSEEPIKRNSKFWNTPNLVITPHISSDSKGKYIEMVLEKFLTNLKLFIDKKDLINQVDPDLGY